The sequence below is a genomic window from Candidatus Dormiibacterota bacterium.
CTCTGGTTTTTTCCGAAGGCCGATACACCCGGTTGAACCATCGAGGGTTGCGGGTACCGCGACCTGGCGTCCGAGTACGAGAAGAAGAACGCCGTGATCCTGGGAGCCTCGTTCGACACCGTGCAGGAGAACGCCGATTTCGCGAAGAAATTCGATTTTCCGTACCGCCTGCTGTGCGACACCCGGCGGGAGATCGGGATGGCCTACGGGGCCTGCGCAGATCTTCAGGACCGGTCGGCGAAGCGAATCTCCTACGTGATCGGTCCGGACGGCATCATCCGCCACGCCTTTCCGAAGGTGGACACAAAGAATCATCCGCGGGACGTGCTGGAGCTTATCGGGCGGGACTAGGAACATGAGCACTCCGATGCCGATCGAAACTCCGCGCCAGGCGCCCGACCTCGCCTCCCTGCGCATCCGCCGCGAGCCGGAGCGCCCGAGGCGCCCCGTCCTGCTCCTCCTGGGCGGGGCCGTCCTGGTGTTCGCCATCGGCGCGGGTGCGTTCGCCTGGATGTCCTCCTCGCTGCGCGCCCCGCTAGTCGAGAAGACGAATGCGGCCCTGATCACGGAGGGACAGGCGCTCACGGTGCTGTCGGCTTCGGGGTACGTCGAGGCGGAGACCAAGGCCGATCTCTCCCCGAAGATCACCTCGCGGATCACCGAGCTGCGCGTGACCGAGGGGACACGCGTCAACAAGGGCGACATCATCGCCCGTCTCGACCATCAGGACCTCGACGCCCAGCTCGCCGAGGCGCAGGCCTCCTTCGCCCAGGCCGCGGCCGATCTCGTCCGGCAGCAGAACCTGTTCCAGCAGCAGCTCGCCCCGAAATCGACGCTCGACGCGGCGGTCGCGACCGAGGCCGCGACACGGGCTCGCGTCGACTACATCAAGGCGCTGCAGGACTACACCGTCCTGCGGGCGCCGTTCGACGGCGTCGTGGTGGCGAAGCGGGCCCACGTGGGAGAGGCGGTGTCCCCGTTCGGCTCGCCGGGGCAGGGCTCGACGAACGGCGGCGCCATCGTCACCCTGGTCGATTTCTCGACCCTCTACGTCGGCACCGACGTCAACGAGTCGAACCTGGCCCGGCTCGGCTCCAAGCAGCCGGCGGAGATCATCCTGGAGGCGTACCCCGACAGGGTCTACAAGGGGTATCTCAAGCAGGTCATCCCGTCCGCCGACCGACAGAAGGGAACGGTCAAGGTCAAGGTCGCCTTCCTCGATCCGGACGAGCGGATCCTTCCCGATCTGTCGGCGCGCGTCAGCTTCACCTCCGCCCCGACGGCGGGACAGTCGGCGCGGACCCGGGTCGAGGTGCCGAAGAGCGCCCTGGCGCTGAATGACGGCCGCACCGGCGTCTTCCTGATCAAGGAGGACCGGGTGGTGTTCCAGCCTGTCGTCGTCGGCCGCCAGAGCGAGGCGACAGCCGAGATCAAAGAGGGGCTGCTCGGCGGCGAGGCCCTCGTCGCCAACGCCGCGGGCCAGCCCCTGGCGAGCGGCATGAAGGTGAAGGTCGGCAGGTAGGTCACCCCCGTCACACAGGAGGGAACGTGGCGCATTCTCTGATCTCCGTCGAGCATGTCTCCAAGGTCTACCGCCGGGACGCCCTCCAGATCCCCGTCCTGGAGGACATCAATCTCGAGATCGACAAGGGGGAGTTCGTCGCGCTGATGGGGCCCTCCGGCTCGGGGAAGACGACCCTGCTCAACCTGATCGCCGGCATCGACGTCCCGACGAAGGGGCGCCTCAGCATCGACGGCCGCGACATCTCGTCGATGCGCGAGACCGAACTGGCGCGGTGGCGGGCCGACACGATCGGGTTCATCTTCCAGCTCTACAACCTGATCCCGGTCCTCACCGGCTTCGAGAACGTCGAGCTGCCGCTCCTGCTCACGAAACTGTCGCGCCGGGAGCGCAACGAGCACGTGCGCTCGGCGCTCACGATCGTCGGCCTGGCCGACCGGATGGACCATTACCCCCGCCAGCTCTCGGGCGGGCAGGAGCAGCGCGTAGCCATCGCGCGGGCCATCGTCACCGATCCGCTCATCCTGGTGGCCGACGAACCGACCGGGGACCTGGACGCGAAGAGCGCCGAGGAGATCCTCGTCCTGCTCAACCGCCTGAACGAGGAGTACCACAAGACGATCGTCATGGTGACGCACGACCCTCGGGCCGCGGGACGCGCCCACCGGCAGCTCCACCTGGACAAGGGGGTGCTGTCGCCGGAGACGCCGGCGGTCGTCGAGCGATCGCGGGACTCGAGGTGACGCCGTGAAATACTTCCGCTTCATCTGGAAGAACGTCTTCCGCAAGAAGATCCGGGCCTTCTTGACGATGGCCTCGATCGTTCTCGTGCTCGTCCTGATCGTGGTTCTGTCGTCGTTCCTGGAGGGGATGGAAGGGACGACCGGGACCGGCAAGGGGGCGACCCACATCGTCGTGCAGCACGCCACCGGCCTGGCGAATTTCATGCCGCTCGCCTACCGGCAGCGGATCGAGCAGATTCCAGGTGTCGTCGCGGTCGCGCCGGAAGTCTGGTTCGGCGGCATGTACAAGGACGACCGTCCGGAAAACTTCTTCGGCCAGCTCTCGACCGACCCCGAGACCTGGGCCGTGATCCACGACGATTACACTCTTCCCCAGGACCAGCTCAAGACGTGGCAGGCCGAGCGCGACTCGTTCGTCGCCGGCAA
It includes:
- a CDS encoding ABC transporter ATP-binding protein, which gives rise to MAHSLISVEHVSKVYRRDALQIPVLEDINLEIDKGEFVALMGPSGSGKTTLLNLIAGIDVPTKGRLSIDGRDISSMRETELARWRADTIGFIFQLYNLIPVLTGFENVELPLLLTKLSRRERNEHVRSALTIVGLADRMDHYPRQLSGGQEQRVAIARAIVTDPLILVADEPTGDLDAKSAEEILVLLNRLNEEYHKTIVMVTHDPRAAGRAHRQLHLDKGVLSPETPAVVERSRDSR
- a CDS encoding efflux RND transporter periplasmic adaptor subunit → MPIETPRQAPDLASLRIRREPERPRRPVLLLLGGAVLVFAIGAGAFAWMSSSLRAPLVEKTNAALITEGQALTVLSASGYVEAETKADLSPKITSRITELRVTEGTRVNKGDIIARLDHQDLDAQLAEAQASFAQAAADLVRQQNLFQQQLAPKSTLDAAVATEAATRARVDYIKALQDYTVLRAPFDGVVVAKRAHVGEAVSPFGSPGQGSTNGGAIVTLVDFSTLYVGTDVNESNLARLGSKQPAEIILEAYPDRVYKGYLKQVIPSADRQKGTVKVKVAFLDPDERILPDLSARVSFTSAPTAGQSARTRVEVPKSALALNDGRTGVFLIKEDRVVFQPVVVGRQSEATAEIKEGLLGGEALVANAAGQPLASGMKVKVGR
- a CDS encoding ABC transporter permease, encoding MKYFRFIWKNVFRKKIRAFLTMASIVLVLVLIVVLSSFLEGMEGTTGTGKGATHIVVQHATGLANFMPLAYRQRIEQIPGVVAVAPEVWFGGMYKDDRPENFFGQLSTDPETWAVIHDDYTLPQDQLKTWQAERDSFVAGKQLIDKYHWGIGDRIQIKGTYITGMLDLVLRGVYTGPDESNIFFHNKYLENSSIGRLSRTGIFFLRTKTPEQVPVVCDAINRMFENSEAPVKAMPEKQFMLQFAEMMG
- a CDS encoding peroxiredoxin, whose product is MLQVGSKAPDFTVKDHRGQDVSLGDFKGKTVVLWFFPKADTPGUTIEGCGYRDLASEYEKKNAVILGASFDTVQENADFAKKFDFPYRLLCDTRREIGMAYGACADLQDRSAKRISYVIGPDGIIRHAFPKVDTKNHPRDVLELIGRD